In Pan paniscus chromosome 1, NHGRI_mPanPan1-v2.0_pri, whole genome shotgun sequence, the DNA window CTCATGAGCCAGTTACTAGCAGCTCAAGGGCCTCTCTACAGGTTTCTTCTGACCAGAACTCTTCCCTTGCCCCTCACCATCCCATCTTCACCCAGCTATCTTTCATCCTTTAGATCTCattcctcagagaagcctttctGGGCTCCCCAGTGAAGAGTAAGAGTCCCCATTATTAACACTCCCCAGATGTCTCCTGATTAGCTCATATGGCACTAGTCAGTGTCCATCTTGTCCACCAGACTGTGCACTCCAGAGGACTGGGCACCACATGCACTGGTTCACCTGTGTATACCCCCAAtgcctagcacagagcctggcatggaAGACATGCTACATTATTATTGAATGAATGGCTGAAGTTACTCAAtcctgccttttgggttcaaacTTTGCCTGTACCTTGGTTTAGCACCTCTCACACTGGGATAACACCTCTGACTCCAGtatttgttgcttttttaaaacatgattgtCTCATCTGGATCTTCTTTTGCATTCCTGGCACCCAGCCCGTGTCATGGCACgggtggtggggggcggggggggatcCTGCATATTtcttgctaaatgaatgaattcttgGCAGGAAGCTGCTTTGAACCAGAGGGCATTTCCTTCCAGGCAGTTAATGAGCTGCCTGCCAAGGTGGGCCAAAGGAAGGAAATTAGTAACAATATTGGACTGCAGTTGAGGGGgctggagagaggagaaaagcAAAGATCCTTAGTGCCATCTCTTCTTTGTCATTGTGTGTGGGGCAGGACATGGGCCGTGGTCACTGAAGGGATCCTCTCGAGGGCTCTAAAAGCCCTCTCTGACTGAAGCGAGTTGGGCTCAGGTGACCAACCCCTGCTGCCCCCCCCCCCACTTCCGCCTCCTTGGGAAGGGGGCGTGGCGGGAGAGGAGGAAAGATACTGGGATCTTCGGCCTCTAGGCCTTTTTCCCTAGTATCTTCGTCCCCAAGACCCAAGCCAGAattgggaggggagggggctgaggCCAAGCcgggtggcgggggaggggaggggcggggcggcgCGGCCAGCCGGCTGGTGTCCCCTGGTGTCTGGAGCCGAGGCCCCGGGCTCTCGGCCTCCACGAAGCGAGGCGAGCCGGAGCTGTGCGGTGAATGCAAAGAGCCGGGAGAGCTCCCAGCCCGGCGCCGCCGACGGCGTCCTCAGCCACAGCCCAATGAGAAGAGAGCAGATAATTTATTCTCTAATCCCGGTTCGGGTACCCGGCGCTGGCGAGTGGCGGGGGTAGGAGGGGTGGGTCTCCTCTTCCTCCGTCCCCTCCCCCGCCCCTGCGGGCTCCCggccgcacacacacacatttcctgaCAATTAGCGAACACACCTTGGCCGCGCGGCCTCCGGCGGCGGCGCCGCAGCTTTTGTCTCCCGCCCGCCGGGCTGCGAGGTGCGGGCGCTTAGGCGCGAAGTTGCAGCTCCGACGCGCTGCTCCGGAATGCCGGCCGACCGCGGCCGTCGGGGGGGCGCGGAGGGCGGGGTGGGCAGGGCACGCCGGCCCCGGGGCTGGGGGGCtgcaaaagagagaagagagacaaaaGTAAGGCAGCGCTGGCCCCTCTTCCTTTGTTATAACCCTGAGTGTGTGCGGGCGTGAGCGCGCGCGGGAGTGTCTGTGTGCGCGagggtgtgcatatgtgtgtgtgcatgtgcgcgcatgtgtgtgcgcgcgtgtgtgcaAATGCCTGCATATGTGTGCGGGTCGGGACCGGCCGGGGGCGGCAGGACCCGAAGGCGCGAGGCGGCTTCACCGGATTGGGAGTTGAATCGCGTCCCGGTCTTTCTAGCTGTGCCCGGAACTCGGGCGTGCGGGCAGGTAGCCTTCCCGCTCTCGCCAGTTCCTCCGAGTACTGAGCTCGGAGTTTGTTCACAGGCTGAGCCCGTGCTGGGGGTGTCGCAGCCTGGGCCCGGCCtgcaggggtgggggaggaagaaGCTCCGGCTGAGGGTCTGCCCCGACCGCAGAGGGCGCACGAGGGGGTCTCCCGGCACCGGCGCGGCGCCCACGCCGCCACAGGGGCCCCCTGAAACCCGGGTAGAAGCTTGTAATAGGCTTTGCGAGCCCGGGAAGGCGCGAGGCTGTGGAGGTGGCTCGTGGGGCCATGGAGGGAGTGGGGGGCGGCGAGACGGAGTCCGTCTAAATGCCAATTCCCAGAAGTTCAGCGTATCGGTTATTTCCTACCTTAATGCATATTTATGCCGCGCCGAAATAGGCTTCATAATTAACTCCCGGAGTCGTCCGCAGAGGTTAAAGGGACCCCGAAGATTTGTGCATTGATTGGGTACCTCGGCggggtgtgtgtgcgcgcgcgtgtgtgcgTGCGCCCCGTGCGAACCCAttgaagaataattatttttctccactgGAAGCTACAGCAGAGAATCGgacaaggagggaagaaagagattggtgagggggagagagagagaaagagagagagagagacacaaaggAAGTGAGTGCAAGAGGAGCCGGCTTAGCATCTAAACTGTGAGTACTGAGCGAAAACAAATAGGCAGAAAGTGCCGCGAGTTGGCGACCCCTTGGCCGGGTTGGGGGCCCGAGTGCGGCTGAGGGGGACTTTCCTCCCCGCCCCGGGCTTGGCTGGGCGAAGATGGGTCCCTAAGGCATGGGCGGGATGCGGGTTCAGGCACTCACCTGAAAGCTGACCGGCGGCGGGCTGCGTCAACCGCCGCCCTAGGTCGACCAAAGAggaagccccctccccgcccccattGCCTTTGTTCCTTTTAAAGGATTTTGCCGCTGGTGGGATTGAGGGGAGTGTGAGAGGGAGCCTTGGCTCCGGAGGTAGCCGATCCTCCTGTCCCCGCTGAGTGAAACCCGCTTGGAGTGCCTCCTCCGTTTCCTTTATACCCCATGGTATGGAGTGGTATGAGGAAGGGGCTGTAAAGGGGTTAGGGATCAGGGGTTTGTGACACCTGTGCATATGTTTGCTGGTACCCTTGGAACAGAGGGCCCCAGGAGACCCCAGTTTGGGGCCTGGGAGAAGCCATGTCAATGGGCAAAACCACCAACTCCAGTATGTGTGGAGGCAAACATGGTCCCAGGCTTAGAGGAGACACCAGCTACTCCCCACACACATCAGAGTCCTTCCTAGCCATTGTGTCTGTGGGGTCTAGGTCTGGCC includes these proteins:
- the LOC130541294 gene encoding uncharacterized protein LOC130541294 isoform X1 — translated: MGSHGAHAHTRAHTHPAEVPNQCTNLRGPFNLCGRLRELIMKPISARHKYALSPPAPGPACPAHPALRAPPTAAVGRHSGAARRSCNFAPKRPHLAARRAGDKSCGAAAGGRAAKVCSLIVRKCVCVRPGARRGGGGDGGRGDPPLLPPPLASAGYPNRD
- the LOC130541294 gene encoding uncharacterized protein LOC130541294 isoform X2; this translates as MGSHGAHAHTRAHTHPAEVPNQCTNLRGPFNLCGRLRELIMKPISARHKYALSPPAPGPACPAHPALRAPPTAAVGRHSGAARRSCNFAPKRPHLAARRAGDKSCGAAAGGRAAKESPHCHLRVWTVCSFN